The sequence below is a genomic window from Silene latifolia isolate original U9 population chromosome 7, ASM4854445v1, whole genome shotgun sequence.
caatggggccatcttcttcattgcttgactttggtgagcttttcaagctctctttgttacaattcacttgctctttgaatggagcatcttcaattttcttcttccattggagttccgacttcctcctatcatccttccggctataatgatcaatcataaaacatgattcatgcaaacggggagctctcatagtcttgtcaagattgaaagttatactctcatctcccacttctagagtaagctctccatgtttcacatcaatcaccgcacccgcggtgtgtaagaaaggtcttcctagaatgattggaatgttggaatcttcttccatatcaacaattacaaagtccaccgggatgaaaaatttcccaattcgtacgggaacatcttcccatattcctaatggtgtcttcgttgatctatcggcatttggagtgtgatattggtgcatttaagctctcccatccccaaccttttactcaccgagtacggcataacactcacactagcccctagatcacataaggctttgttgatcgtggtgtcgccaatggtacacggtattgagaagcttcccggatccttgagttttggaggtgaactcccttgaagtattgcactactcaccttagtgaaggcgatagtctcaagtttccgtatcgacttcttctttgtgaggatgtctttcatgtatttcgcataggccggcacgtgattgattaattccgtgaaaggaattgagacttccaaatttttcacaatttccataaattttccaagttggtcatcaaatttgggcttggcttgacgacttggaaaaggaagtctaatcacaatgggctccttctccttggccttgtcttcatttttctttgaaatttcttctttagatgattctccatctttggagttttgcacaatttcttccttgtcacttgcttccacaactttatcctcaacttgcttcttcggtgcttcataccttgtaccacttctcaagtgaatgcactaaccgtttcatgtcttgggggattactttgaggtggtaattgccccttttgtctttgtgagcatgaagatgctagttgaatcaattgggtttccaacattttggtgtgagctaggatgttgttgatggtggtttcctttgcttgactatccttttgcatttgagtgaaaaattcttgttgattcttttgcatttgaatgaccgctttttgaacatcaaaaccttggtcattttattgattgtatggagattgattttggtaaccttggttttggttgaaaaagggtctttgattttggttcctcatgggaggtggggtgtatgttgtttgagggttttgaacattttggcttttgtatgagagatttggatggaaattggtgttttcattataatagttggaataaggggtaccactcttgtatgcttgaaaagcattcacttgttcatttgttcccctacattcacttgggtcatgtcccaaagttccacaattctcacatatcccacttgggattgatgaagatgccgtcatggcattaacatgatgctttggcgattttgagacttcttcaagtctagccatagccttttcaaacttcaaattgatggtatcaatgtgagcactaagttgagcacccaattgagtaacggagtccacttcatgctttcctcctctagtagccttgcgaggtctactatattgtgagttatggaccgccatttcctcaattttgttccaagtttgattgtcatcaacttcggtgaacattccatttgatcccatgttgagaatgttccttgaatcttcatatagaccgttcaaaaattgttgtaccaagaaccactcgctaagtccatggtgaggacacgagcgacaaattcctttgaaccgctcccaagcttcatacaaagattcttcatccctttgcttaaaacccgtaatttgagctcttagcatgttagtcttttccggtgggtagaactttttgtagaaagctagaaccaatttcttccaagaatcaattctgagagtggccttatcaaggctcttcaaccattgtttcgcggtgccaattagagaaaaaggaaataagacccatcgaatttggtcttgagttacaccggtttgagaaatcgcatcacaatagtcacaaaaatcttccatatgagagtgagggtcttcactaggcatccccccaaattggcttctttcgactaattggataaatgcggatttggcaatgaaatttccggttagatgttgtggtgtgggagtatcattgggtaggttctcctcggtgggtacggaatgtgatgaaaatttaggcattgtgggttgattttgtgttgtattttgtgttgggttctcctcaccttctcttgcaaaagggttgatgaactcaatagttggttgaatttctacaacctcaccaataactctcaaatttctcctagcaagtcttctattggttgtcaaagttctttcaatttcacgatcaaaaggtaataaatcaccttgtgaccttctagacatgcaaaatatcaaacaactcgaaaacaattagaacaaaccttgaggagttttacttccccaaggcaaagaaagacacaactaataacaataaaagaaaatctaaatcaagttaacaccgtccccggcaacggcgccatttttggtcggactaaatcttttcggtaacttgtcgttaggagcacctagaccaaaacacaatttatagattcacaaacaactctacaattaataaagaggcaagtaaaggtcggatcccaagggacaggaattgagatgagatttctatttcaacttagtggtgtcttaggggtgtcacaattggggttgatgtagaaggtcactaaactaaatggcaataaaagtaaacaagaaagatgaattaaaaagggttgtaaacaattgataaaaagcactagggtatcatggggtcataggggattcatgggaattgatcatacaaacatgttctcaaattataagcaagcaattattgttgtgatggattaagttgggttatatcttacaaccctaggaaagtttgggtcccggagccgaatcgattagattgtacaacacctacaagtcaacttagtcttccctattcaacaacatgcatggtctaatgagactcgagttggtttatgtcttacaagtctcattgaaaagataggtgatgggtaaaaaatgcaaggattcataggctcgcatttcatcaaacatgtgcatgagttgagatcataacaagcaagcaaataaaccatgaaagcatattaatttaagcatgaatcattccccatgttggtttcccctaattacccattaaccctagctaggtgactactcactcattatcatgttgaacatgctagtaaggttgtcaatcataccaacaaagtgaaacatgatgaacaaatgaaagtaattagcaaataattaaaaagggattaagagaattatacctactaatgattccaataataaagcaaagaataaaagaagtacttgatgcttgattgagaggttgtcaatctcccaataataacccaaataatcttcaattacccaaaataaaggatgaacaaaagagagattaaggaaataaaacttgttttaaaacttgattaattgttgattacaaaactaaagagagatttgattgatattaactactctaagaattgataagaagaacatactcttctaattagactaatggggtatttatagtggggattaggtgtaggaattaggattaactaagggcttaaatgacgattaagtccctacttagggaaacgccggtattttttgaaggatggacatctttctttgaagcttgaaaaacgaagttgtgttgccttggaatccgtgcgtcttaggcacgggacggccggattcgtgagtTGCTGCCcgagcgtctttgggagaagacgggcgtcttctggttgcTGCTGCTCGggcgtcttgtaaggaagacgcacggattgtggctttgtggacgggcgtcttcttgagaagacgcacggattgtcatgcagcgtgctttcttcttcttttcttcccttttcttcataaatccttggggatttcctcgaggatacaaggatcttttctcatcattgcccatctactatagtatgtacaaaggtcttctaatcttgtctctccttgatgcttggtcattgaattcaatcaatttagtctcgttttgccatgaaaatgcaaggtttgcactcatttcctaccaaggacacaaaacctcaaagaatatgcaaaacaaagaactaaagacgaTAAATGATCCAAAtctgcactaaaaagcatgggaacaaggctaattcggggactaaatatgctctaattatggtcacatcatgtaCGTTATTACTAACAACAAATCATGAAACTAATTTGTAACCTGTATAGATCAGATCGTGACCTTTTTTTGTGGGATCATTCTTCTGAAATTAGTGGCTATTAGTGCCCGCTGTCtaaatttttctatttttgttGCTTATTAAGATTAAATTGTGACCAAATTTAGGAAAATTTGTTGAAGAGTAGTTTTTAAATGTTTGTGATCACCTTTCTTTTATACTTAGTGACCAATTTTAAACTATTTGTATTTTTTAATTGAATTAGTTATTTTATTTTGTGGCCGTATATCTACTATTTGTAGCCATGTATCTGCTATTTATAGCTTGTTACTAGATACATATCATGAAACAAATTGTGACCAAATATCGGAACATGTAGAACGAAAAAATAATAATGTGACAATTTAATTAGAAAAACAATGTGTATTTATTTGGTGAGCATAATGACTAGCTACCTTTAAAAATTCAAGCAAAACAAAAATGCATTGTTCCAACTAACACAGAGTAAAAACATATTTTGCTTATAAGAGCCTCGGAATGGGAGTGTATGGCAGTTCGACCTCATTTGTTTTAGCGGAACGGTTTAACTTTCGTTTTTGTATCCCGCTTTTCTTCCTTTGTTTACGCCCCTTCGTAATTGCTCGTTTAGGATCAAGAATCGTAGGACGTGTGCGTGGAGCACTATTTGTTGGACACCGTGACGCTCTTCTACTGTTGAAAAAAGATTGAACCTCTTCTAGAGCTCTTGAGTAAGCATGGTCCAATAACGACCTCGCTTCGGGTACACTCTAACATTTTGTTATCAGATTGTTGAACATGGTAAGCGATTGATGCCGCCAATTAACTGCCTCATTAATGCCACTTCTACACCTATCATTAGGAAGAAGTCTCTCTCACACTTCCTTCTTGGCAAACTTAGTCCACCTCCTTGAAATGTATCGGTCGGGAATTCCAGAAACAGACCGGAGGTGTAAGATGCGGATGGAGTGGAAGCATAACATTCCGCTTTCCTGAAATTTACGACACGTGCAGTCAATAAGTAAGTTAGAAGAATCAAAGGTGACATGGTGCGGATTTTCATCACTACCCGATGGATACACAAGGTATGACTTAATATGATCTTCAGTCGTACATTCTATGGCCCTTGTACCGATTGCGATACCGAATTCCTTCTCAAATGCCCTGAACAAATTCAGTGTGTAAACTTGGGCTGCATGATCTAATAAGTCAACCATAGGAAACACAGATGTGGGCTTGGCACGGATATTATTAAATTCATTTCGTTCCTCTTCCAACCTCCATCTTTTGACTGTTGACTCAAATATGTGAAAGAATTCAGGAAGTGAAGTAGTCTTAGTTGCTTGGAACCCCAAAGCATGATTGGTGCTTTCACTCCGTTGCGACGATAATATACCTGCTGAAAAATATTCCTTATTTAATGCGGTGCACCATTTTTCCCTTAAAGTATATAGACGTTCAAACCAATCACTATCATGTAGTCCGTAGTCTGATATCATTTTCCTCCATGTATCTTCAAATTCCGCCTCGCTGTAACAACCATTAAGACATTTATTGAATACGCTCTGGAATGATCGATTATGCTTCAGTGAACCATAGTGTGAAACAACATTCTATTGGATATGCCATTGACATAACCTATGCCTTGAAGTTGTATAAACCTAGCAATTGAGTGATAACATTTGATCAGGGGGTAACTATTAATAGCGTAATTATAGAATGCATCCATTTTACTATGAATATGTGACCATTTAAGTACATAAAGTAACCGTACTATAACAGGTTAAAGTAATGAAACATCAGCCGTTTTTTTAAGCACATAATAGCCACTAATTTAGCATGAATGGTCACAAACAACACAAAATAACACAATTCTATAGTAGTTAATCAAAACCTACACATAACTTAAAATTGGTCACATTCTGATCTTAATAAGATACATTCTATAGCATAATTATAGAATGTATCCATTTTACTATGAATATGTGGCCATTTAAGTACATAAAGTAATTGTACTATAACAGGTTAAAGTAATGAAACATCAGCCATTTTTTAAGCACATAATAGCCACTAACTCAGCCTGAATGGTCACAAACAACACAAAATAACACAATTCTATAGTAGTTAATCAAAACCTACACATAGCTTAAAATTGGTCACATTCTGATCTTAATAAGATACAAAAAAATGATTTAATTCAGAACCCAAAAATGGCCACTTCGTCAGAATGGTCACAAACAACAAAAATAACACAAAGTTGGTCCCATATAAATATTTGATTACAAAATATGCACATGTTGAGTTAATTGTAGCCATTTTCTTAGTATTATGTAACTATTTATAACTTACTTATGAGGGTAACCATTTTACGTGAGAATATGCAACTATTTACAGCTGAATTATAAAATGTAACCATTTACCTAAGAATATCTGACCAGTTAAGTGTTATTTACCTCTTTGATTGCATTTTTCATCGCAAGGTCTTGATCGGTAAAAATAGTTACAGGAAGGACATCTTCTCCCATTGATTCCTTGAAAGCATTAAACAACCACTCAAATGATTCATCTTGTTCATTCGATATGAATGCAAACCCAAACATAATGTTCGACCAATGGTTATTAATCCCAATTAGCGGACCGCAAATCAAGTTATATTTATTTGTACGGTAAGTGGTGTCAAAGATAAGTACATCATGATACAATAAGTAATCTTCCTTCATCATCGAGTCACGCCAGAACACGTGGCACAATCTTCAGCCGGCACCAAATTTCAAACGATAGAAGAAACCTGGGTCTTCAGATTAACATTTGGTCAACAACTCAACCAAGGTTGATGCATCACCGCCTTCAATAGCACGCATTTTAAGCCTATTAACGTAATTGATATGGTCTCTCTTTGTATGTCTAACAAACTCCTCGCCTCCAGAAATAGCAGCTAAAACACGATATTGGACAGATGGGCGAACCAAGGCTTCGGTCATCATTTCAATCACCTCACCCTCTTCAGCAGTTATTTTCCTCTCCGACCTGTGGTTGTGTTGCTATTGAGGGGGCGTTAAGCTATGGTTATGATCAAGGTTATGGTTTAATATTTCCCAAAGCCCTTTCTCGTTGACTTGTGTCCGAATGGAAGCCTTGCAAACAGATCTAGTAATGTTAACTTTCTTCGTTTGGGTACCGACGAAGAGGGTGTCCCAACAGAATTCAATGCTCGGCCATTAGCATGCTCACCCTGACAGTTACAGACAAAATATCTCTCATACTCGACATTCTTTTCGATACGACGAGTGCCTTTTCTGGTACCAAAACCCGTTGCTGCAGCATGTCTATTGTACAGAGTGAGTTAGTATTCCCACTTTGTAGCCTTTAATCCGACGAGAGAACCAGAGGCATCAAAATCTGCTAAATTGCAGACAAAAGAAAATAATGAACGATTGAAATTAGACGAAAGAACATTGTACATAAAAAAAAGTCACATCCAATTTAATCACTTGGGATTAAGAGTTATATTAAAATTCAGCCATGGATTACAAAAAGCGGTCACAATTACAAAAAGCGTTCAACATTAAAATCAGAATGGTAATTTCAGCCGTGCATACAAAAAGCGTTCATACAAGAGTCGTTCAATGAAATTGGTAAATTATCAATGAAATGGGACGAAATTAGGACTACAAAAAACGTTCATTACCTTCTTTTAGAGAAAGAATTGATCCGTTCTTCAAAATAATTGAACCAGGATTATCATCTTCATCTACAATATCGTCGTTATGGAGTGCGGTATTGTATCATCATTGTCATTGTTGGTCATCTTTCACAGGAAAAAAAATGGATGAaaataaaggtagaagatgaagctGATAAAATGTAACGTGGGATAATACAAAGTCAAAAGAGAATATTGTAAAtaaggtatgtgtattatttagTTGCTATTTTTGTGgaaattatatttttttaacaTATGCCTAATTAAATCAACCCATTTCACTTGTTATTTGGGTTTAAATAACCAATATCCGAGTCCGTTTCACTATTGTCGTGTTTACAACCATTGTAAACAAGAATTTGCGATATAAATAtttaatcctcttaaaattgcatgcctaagtagtaaaagcaATTtcatcagtaaagaaaagaattgttgTAACATTGGATCAACGAGAtaagtg
It includes:
- the LOC141590416 gene encoding protein FAR1-RELATED SEQUENCE 7-like, whose amino-acid sequence is MTEALVRPSVQYRVLAAISGGEEFVRHTKRDHINYVNRLKMRAIEGGDASTLESMGEDVLPVTIFTDQDLAMKNAIKESVFNKCLNGCYSEAEFEDTWRKMISDYGLHDSDWFERLYTLREKWCTALNKEYFSAGILSSQRSESTNHALGFQATKTTSLPEFFHIFESTVKRWRLEEERNEFNNIRAKPTSVFPMVDLLDHAAQVYTLNLFRAFEKEFGIAIGTRAIECTTEDHIKSYLVYPSGSDENPHHVTFDSSNLLIDCTCRKFQESGMLCFHSIRILHLRSVSGIPDRYISRRWTKFAKKEV